In a single window of the Haloarcula salinisoli genome:
- a CDS encoding DUF7510 family protein → MSESSGNEDTPLESVGFDMDIGNGRTEIRVSGDRDTAVIVRSESGEKIYLPPEDFDREAQPGGGAYDSPYEPRSGAQESPYSTHPDASSVTGMEPTAGGYFIVHPEPITDIRFLR, encoded by the coding sequence ATGAGCGAGAGTTCGGGGAACGAAGACACGCCGCTCGAATCGGTCGGTTTCGACATGGACATCGGTAACGGCCGGACCGAAATCCGTGTCTCGGGTGACCGTGACACGGCTGTCATCGTCCGGTCGGAGTCGGGCGAGAAGATATACCTCCCGCCGGAGGACTTCGATCGCGAGGCCCAACCGGGCGGTGGCGCCTACGACAGCCCCTACGAACCACGGAGCGGAGCTCAGGAGAGTCCGTACTCGACCCATCCAGACGCCTCGTCGGTCACCGGAATGGAGCCGACGGCCGGCGGCTACTTCATCGTCCACCCGGAGCCGATAACTGACATCCGCTTTCTCAGATAG
- a CDS encoding glycosyltransferase, whose protein sequence is MKPAILLNDFNGGGAERLVKDLSIALDRRDDVDPVVVASESRGELEAAFRSSPVELRVLGAEVTMGGVAGGVTELVSCLREREVDVVHSHLAFSDLIGRLACARLSLPHVSTYHNVEEKRPALKQVVEHATRRLSDRILCVSEGVRQSYGNHPRMSVVYNAIDVAGFARRVEQANQDAVPPAVREAETVFLNVGRCVEVKRQWDLITAVEQLDASDCHLVIVGDGPQRPELEALVAERGLSEQVTVTGFVESVEPYYAVADAFVSASGKEGLPTTHIEAMAAALPVVSTDIPGVRELVADGTTGYLSPVGEPGTLADLLERVHRRGCQTLGRRGYQAAESTFAIEQIAAEHASLYREVTTE, encoded by the coding sequence ATGAAACCGGCCATTCTGCTCAACGATTTCAACGGCGGCGGGGCTGAACGCCTGGTCAAGGACCTGTCGATAGCGCTGGACCGACGTGACGACGTCGACCCGGTCGTCGTCGCATCTGAGAGCCGGGGCGAACTGGAAGCTGCGTTCAGGTCGAGTCCTGTCGAACTCCGCGTCCTCGGGGCCGAGGTCACGATGGGAGGCGTGGCCGGGGGTGTCACCGAACTGGTTAGCTGTCTGCGAGAGCGGGAGGTCGACGTAGTCCACTCGCATCTCGCCTTCTCGGACCTCATCGGTCGGCTCGCCTGCGCTCGGCTCTCCTTGCCCCACGTCTCCACGTACCACAACGTAGAGGAGAAACGACCCGCCTTGAAACAGGTCGTGGAACACGCGACCCGACGGCTGTCCGACCGGATACTCTGTGTGTCGGAGGGGGTTCGTCAGTCGTACGGGAACCATCCGCGAATGTCGGTCGTCTACAACGCCATCGACGTGGCGGGGTTCGCCCGTCGCGTCGAACAGGCCAATCAGGACGCGGTGCCCCCAGCGGTTCGCGAAGCGGAGACGGTGTTTCTCAACGTCGGTCGGTGTGTCGAGGTGAAACGTCAGTGGGACCTCATCACCGCCGTCGAACAGCTGGATGCGAGCGACTGTCACCTCGTTATCGTCGGCGATGGGCCACAGCGACCGGAGCTCGAAGCGCTCGTCGCGGAGAGAGGTCTGTCAGAACAGGTGACAGTGACCGGGTTCGTCGAGTCTGTCGAACCGTACTACGCCGTCGCGGACGCGTTCGTTTCCGCCTCCGGCAAAGAAGGACTGCCGACGACACACATCGAGGCGATGGCAGCGGCGTTGCCCGTCGTCTCGACGGATATCCCCGGCGTCCGGGAGCTCGTCGCTGACGGGACGACTGGCTACCTCTCGCCCGTGGGCGAGCCAGGGACACTCGCCGACCTGCTAGAACGTGTCCACAGACGTGGCTGCCAGACGCTCGGGCGGCGAGGGTATCAGGCAGCCGAGTCGACGTTCGCCATCGAGCAGATAGCGGCCGAACACGCCTCGCTGTACCGCGAGGTCACCACGGAGTAG
- a CDS encoding DUF1616 domain-containing protein, translating to MNRGKPPLSWRRIVRSVPADLLAVLSFVGLTDLVILLPIFEESLVRAVLGLVFVLFVPGYVLVSALFPEAGRPRSLDQSTGEPTPTGLLRSGRERIAGRIDGPERLALSVALSIAVVAVLVIGTALTPLPYAVVPTTLLLSAATVTGTAVAARRRLQVPEHSRFSVPVREWVADGTGFITGPGSRNVTVLNVALAVAVLFAVGTLGFAVLAPQGGEQFTSFYALTETDDGELVADGYPTEFAAGEQQSVVLAIDNHEGESAAYTVVVQLQRVQPTANETETDVVERAQLDRLRTRVGANESWRDSYQIQPTMSGENLRVAFLLYRGSAPSNPTAENAYRELHLWVTVAE from the coding sequence ATGAACCGGGGCAAGCCACCGCTGTCGTGGAGACGCATCGTCCGTTCGGTACCCGCCGATTTGCTGGCTGTCCTCTCGTTCGTCGGGCTGACCGACCTCGTGATACTGCTGCCCATCTTCGAGGAGTCACTCGTCCGGGCGGTTCTGGGGCTCGTGTTCGTCCTCTTCGTTCCGGGGTACGTGCTGGTCTCGGCGCTGTTTCCGGAAGCCGGACGGCCCCGCTCGCTAGACCAGAGCACTGGGGAACCGACCCCCACCGGCCTCCTCCGCTCTGGTCGCGAGCGAATCGCCGGACGAATAGACGGTCCCGAACGGCTCGCGCTCTCCGTTGCGCTCAGTATCGCCGTCGTCGCCGTGCTCGTTATCGGGACCGCACTCACGCCGCTTCCATACGCTGTCGTCCCGACGACGCTTCTGCTCAGCGCCGCGACGGTCACCGGTACTGCAGTCGCGGCGAGACGTCGCTTGCAGGTTCCCGAGCACAGTCGATTCAGCGTGCCCGTCCGGGAGTGGGTCGCGGACGGGACGGGGTTCATAACGGGCCCAGGTTCCCGGAACGTCACCGTCCTGAACGTCGCCCTCGCCGTCGCAGTGTTGTTCGCGGTCGGTACGCTCGGTTTCGCGGTTCTCGCGCCACAGGGCGGTGAGCAGTTCACCAGTTTTTACGCGCTCACCGAGACCGACGACGGCGAGCTCGTCGCCGACGGGTACCCCACCGAGTTCGCCGCGGGCGAGCAACAGTCAGTTGTTCTCGCCATCGACAACCACGAAGGCGAATCGGCGGCGTACACGGTGGTGGTCCAGCTGCAACGGGTCCAGCCGACAGCGAACGAGACGGAGACCGACGTGGTCGAACGGGCGCAACTCGACCGTCTCCGGACCCGTGTCGGTGCGAACGAGAGCTGGCGGGACAGCTATCAGATTCAGCCCACGATGAGCGGTGAGAACCTCAGAGTCGCGTTTCTGCTGTACAGAGGGTCGGCACCGTCGAATCCGACGGCCGAGAACGCCTACAGGGAACTGCACCTCTGGGTCACCGTGGCGGAGTGA
- a CDS encoding DUF4112 domain-containing protein codes for MRQNMAVSQSSLSTDEAAALERVRTVTRLLDEAVRIPGTDFRIGLDPILSILPVAGDAVGAVLSLYPIVEAYRLGVPNLTLLGMVSLVAVDAVIGSVPILGSVFDALWKANQWNYKLIERELDS; via the coding sequence ATGAGACAGAACATGGCGGTGTCCCAGTCGTCACTGTCGACGGACGAAGCGGCCGCCCTGGAGCGTGTCCGTACAGTTACGCGGCTGCTCGACGAGGCGGTCCGGATACCGGGCACCGACTTCCGTATCGGGCTCGACCCAATCCTGAGCATCCTCCCGGTCGCAGGCGACGCCGTCGGTGCGGTTCTCTCGCTGTATCCCATCGTGGAGGCATATCGACTCGGGGTGCCCAATCTGACGCTTCTGGGGATGGTCTCGCTGGTGGCCGTCGACGCCGTCATCGGCTCGGTCCCGATACTCGGGTCGGTGTTCGACGCGCTCTGGAAGGCCAACCAGTGGAACTACAAATTGATCGAACGGGAACTCGACAGCTAA
- a CDS encoding glycosyltransferase family 4 protein produces the protein MPPKVLMLGWGFPPNITGGLDTVVGELYEQLEPRDDIQFELVLPDEYAPEDREGIHGVPTGQGDIITRIGRLAGDFADIASEFDIIHTNDWFGYNPGTRAASTADLEWVTSFHSLSQDRNVNPPEREVQTEQRVANRSDHLVAVSDFTRRRIKEFYDADARVIHNGFSSVEPTGEDIKAKYDIDGKMLFFVGRHTDQKGLSYLLYGLSKLRRDDLTLVLGGTGHLTDQLKRFTELLGIEDQVIFAGFLAQEELGDYYASADLFVSPSLAEPFGITIVESLSVGTRVVACESGAAELLPEDCVIEVEPDSDSIADGIEHALSLETPIEYEERTWEDVANEHVEFYNEILE, from the coding sequence ATGCCACCGAAAGTTTTGATGCTCGGCTGGGGGTTCCCGCCGAACATCACCGGCGGACTCGACACAGTCGTGGGCGAACTGTACGAGCAACTCGAACCGCGCGACGACATCCAGTTCGAGCTGGTGTTGCCGGACGAGTACGCCCCGGAAGACAGGGAGGGCATCCACGGGGTACCGACCGGTCAGGGCGACATCATCACGCGAATCGGCCGACTCGCCGGTGATTTCGCCGACATCGCGTCCGAGTTCGACATCATCCACACGAACGACTGGTTCGGCTACAACCCCGGCACTCGGGCCGCCTCGACGGCCGACCTCGAATGGGTGACGTCGTTCCACTCGCTCTCCCAGGACCGGAACGTCAACCCACCGGAACGGGAGGTCCAGACAGAACAGCGTGTGGCGAACCGGTCGGACCACCTCGTCGCCGTCAGCGATTTCACCCGGCGCAGAATCAAGGAGTTCTACGACGCCGACGCACGGGTCATCCACAACGGCTTCTCTTCGGTCGAACCAACGGGCGAGGACATCAAGGCCAAGTACGATATCGACGGGAAGATGCTGTTTTTCGTCGGCCGACACACCGACCAGAAGGGCCTGTCCTATCTCCTGTACGGCCTCTCGAAGCTCCGCCGTGACGACCTGACACTGGTACTGGGCGGGACTGGCCACCTGACCGACCAGCTCAAGCGCTTTACCGAGTTGCTCGGTATCGAGGACCAGGTCATCTTCGCCGGCTTCCTCGCCCAGGAAGAACTCGGGGACTACTACGCGAGTGCGGACCTGTTTGTCTCCCCGTCGCTGGCCGAACCGTTCGGCATCACCATCGTCGAATCGCTGTCCGTCGGGACCCGCGTCGTCGCCTGCGAGAGCGGCGCCGCGGAACTACTCCCCGAGGACTGTGTCATCGAGGTCGAGCCGGATTCGGACTCCATCGCCGACGGCATCGAGCACGCGCTGTCCCTGGAGACGCCCATCGAGTACGAGGAGCGGACCTGGGAAGACGTGGCCAACGAACACGTGGAGTTCTACAACGAGATTCTGGAGTAG
- a CDS encoding right-handed parallel beta-helix repeat-containing protein, translated as MSDEQRSDRGGKLADLATGNRRQFLKYAGAGTLGCVTILGLDTILDDTRQSDGTLPEQLIGSTETADVVVQEREQGYEGIETNGDTIDSGADGWTVLENSIDAVPDGGSIVVSGRYQSESVIDVSKSINMYGPEALIEQQQPGDFALRFHGAERHQTALTEAASSGDTVLPLADISGVQQGDIVLLKDVGAEPILGRGHVPSEPHSVIGVDGDTVTLADSIVWRDGYDQDTLVYVLDPVEIHVSGLEMRAPAKDESYYGVAAQICRDSSIENLHMEKFGSRAIRLGPSANSRVRDCTVLQSADIEAADGYGIQVWSGSHDIVVEGCTAKECRHPLSVTAGGDLQVASRAITFRDCFVTGNGAGALNCHGGSAHDVRFEDCTVHTVGDPGLTTGAQETNVAGCEFRMDGHNAVDTRDDTQEAVITVTDTDVYGAKNGVKLSREENLNFAPLWKFVHIENVRAYGCTHLFTLGGGRVDRVRDLVIKGCYCDSAGEEGIRLLNRLESGRIQGNEFGGTAGSRHLLARSRSDGTITNVQIVGNQFSQQDTADEFVRLVDAEECVVSENTFTAQSSVNLYVDGPNSTSNRITDNTYYSPKPPADLIIEDSGSIATGNTVYDTSPGS; from the coding sequence ATGAGTGACGAGCAGCGGTCCGACAGAGGGGGGAAATTGGCAGACCTGGCCACGGGCAACCGTCGGCAATTTCTGAAATACGCCGGGGCAGGAACGCTGGGCTGTGTGACGATTCTCGGGCTTGATACCATCCTCGACGATACTCGACAATCGGACGGGACGCTGCCCGAACAACTGATCGGCAGTACAGAAACTGCCGACGTTGTCGTCCAGGAACGGGAACAGGGATACGAAGGAATCGAGACAAACGGCGATACCATCGACTCCGGAGCGGACGGCTGGACCGTACTGGAAAACAGTATCGATGCCGTCCCAGACGGTGGGTCGATAGTCGTCAGTGGGAGATACCAGAGTGAATCGGTAATAGATGTCTCGAAGTCGATCAATATGTACGGTCCCGAGGCACTCATCGAACAACAACAGCCCGGGGATTTTGCACTCCGGTTTCACGGCGCAGAGCGCCATCAAACAGCTCTCACGGAGGCGGCCTCCAGCGGTGATACGGTCCTACCACTGGCCGACATCTCAGGGGTCCAGCAGGGAGATATTGTCCTTCTCAAAGACGTGGGAGCGGAGCCGATACTCGGTCGGGGACACGTCCCGAGTGAGCCACACAGCGTCATCGGAGTCGACGGGGACACTGTCACCCTGGCGGATTCAATCGTCTGGCGAGATGGGTACGACCAGGACACGCTCGTGTACGTCCTCGATCCAGTGGAGATACACGTCTCCGGACTCGAAATGAGAGCGCCTGCAAAGGACGAAAGTTACTACGGAGTAGCGGCGCAGATATGTCGAGATTCGTCCATCGAGAACTTGCACATGGAAAAGTTCGGCAGCCGAGCCATACGGTTAGGTCCCAGTGCTAATTCTCGCGTTCGGGACTGTACCGTGCTGCAAAGCGCTGATATCGAAGCGGCGGACGGATACGGGATTCAGGTGTGGTCGGGCTCGCATGATATCGTCGTGGAGGGGTGCACAGCGAAAGAATGTCGGCATCCACTGTCCGTTACAGCAGGCGGTGATCTGCAGGTCGCCTCGAGAGCAATCACGTTCCGTGATTGTTTCGTCACCGGCAACGGTGCTGGCGCGCTAAACTGTCACGGCGGGTCGGCACACGATGTCCGATTCGAGGACTGTACCGTCCACACGGTGGGCGACCCAGGGCTGACGACTGGAGCCCAAGAGACGAACGTGGCGGGGTGTGAGTTCAGGATGGACGGCCACAACGCCGTCGACACACGTGACGATACACAGGAAGCTGTCATCACCGTCACTGATACAGACGTATACGGGGCGAAAAACGGTGTCAAACTCAGCCGGGAAGAGAATTTGAATTTTGCTCCGTTGTGGAAGTTCGTCCACATCGAAAATGTGCGCGCGTACGGATGCACCCATCTATTCACACTCGGTGGGGGCAGAGTGGACCGTGTTCGGGACTTAGTCATCAAAGGGTGTTACTGTGATAGCGCCGGTGAGGAGGGGATTCGACTGTTAAATCGACTTGAAAGCGGTCGTATCCAGGGGAACGAGTTTGGCGGAACTGCGGGGTCCCGCCATCTGCTCGCCCGTAGTCGCTCGGATGGGACGATTACCAACGTTCAGATCGTCGGCAATCAGTTTTCCCAACAGGATACAGCCGATGAATTCGTCAGACTCGTAGACGCCGAGGAATGTGTGGTCTCTGAAAACACGTTCACGGCCCAGTCATCTGTGAACCTGTACGTCGATGGCCCAAACTCAACGAGTAACCGAATCACAGACAACACGTATTATTCGCCCAAACCACCGGCCGATTTGATTATCGAGGATAGTGGTTCTATCGCAACCGGAAACACAGTGTACGATACTTCTCCCGGGAGTTAG
- the malQ gene encoding 4-alpha-glucanotransferase: protein MRFERQSGVFLHLTSLPGPHGVGDLGDGAREFIDFLAEADQSLWQFCPLGPTSGAHGNSPYQAYSAFAGNPILVDLRDLAERGYLEEGDLDPPEAASPHEVRYDRVTEFKQSKLQSAFESFQRDPNGDDKAAFEAFCEAESEWLDDYALFISLKAEFDGQLWTEWPEEIVTRDPEALAERREQLADEIQYHKFVQWVFDEQWQAMADYAAEKGVELVGDLPIYVALDSADVWSAPEVFRLDEHNQPTEVAGVPPNPGDDGQRWGNPVYDWDTCRANDFAWWRQRFDRLFDQVDIARIDHFKGFDEFWAIPEEADTPAAGQWREGPGREFFDRMRDHLGELPFLVEDLGFLDERIASLRDHYDFPGMRVPQYADWCEQGHMYQPMHYPEQSVGYTSTHDTDTLVGYWRELGDRQRDCLKHNLGTDGDGIEWDMIEAVWNSNAVIAMTTMQDLLGLDSDARFNTPGTATGNWRWRVTSAGFDSDIATELMLVTDRTIR, encoded by the coding sequence ATGCGTTTCGAACGACAAAGTGGCGTATTTCTCCATCTCACATCGCTCCCCGGCCCGCACGGCGTCGGCGACCTCGGCGACGGGGCACGGGAGTTCATCGACTTCCTCGCAGAGGCCGACCAGTCGCTGTGGCAGTTCTGCCCGCTCGGGCCCACCTCGGGCGCCCACGGCAACTCCCCGTACCAGGCGTACTCGGCTTTCGCCGGGAACCCGATACTGGTCGACCTCCGGGACCTCGCCGAGCGGGGCTACCTCGAGGAGGGCGACCTCGACCCACCCGAGGCCGCCTCGCCCCACGAGGTCCGCTACGACCGCGTCACCGAGTTCAAACAGTCGAAACTCCAGTCGGCCTTCGAGTCGTTCCAGCGTGACCCGAACGGGGACGACAAAGCGGCTTTCGAGGCGTTCTGTGAGGCCGAATCCGAGTGGCTGGACGACTACGCGCTGTTCATCTCGCTGAAAGCCGAGTTCGACGGCCAGCTCTGGACCGAGTGGCCCGAGGAGATAGTCACGCGGGACCCGGAGGCCCTCGCCGAGCGGCGCGAGCAGCTCGCCGACGAGATACAGTACCACAAGTTCGTCCAGTGGGTGTTCGACGAGCAGTGGCAGGCGATGGCCGACTACGCGGCCGAGAAGGGCGTCGAGCTGGTCGGTGACCTGCCGATATACGTCGCCCTCGATTCGGCCGACGTCTGGTCCGCGCCGGAGGTCTTCCGGCTGGACGAGCACAACCAGCCCACCGAGGTGGCCGGCGTCCCGCCCAACCCCGGCGACGACGGCCAGCGCTGGGGGAACCCCGTCTACGACTGGGACACCTGCCGTGCGAACGACTTTGCGTGGTGGCGCCAGCGCTTCGACCGTCTGTTCGACCAGGTCGACATCGCTCGCATCGACCACTTCAAGGGGTTCGACGAGTTCTGGGCCATCCCGGAGGAGGCCGATACCCCGGCCGCCGGGCAGTGGCGCGAGGGCCCCGGTCGGGAGTTCTTCGACCGGATGCGGGACCACCTCGGCGAGCTCCCCTTCCTCGTCGAGGACCTCGGGTTCCTCGACGAGCGCATCGCGTCCCTGCGGGACCACTACGACTTCCCCGGGATGCGGGTGCCCCAGTACGCAGACTGGTGTGAGCAGGGCCACATGTACCAGCCGATGCACTACCCCGAGCAGTCTGTCGGCTACACGAGCACGCACGACACCGACACGCTCGTGGGCTACTGGCGCGAACTCGGCGACCGCCAGCGTGACTGTCTCAAGCACAACCTCGGGACTGACGGCGACGGTATCGAGTGGGACATGATAGAGGCCGTCTGGAACTCCAACGCCGTCATCGCGATGACGACGATGCAGGACCTGCTCGGCCTCGACAGCGACGCCCGGTTCAACACGCCCGGCACGGCGACAGGGAACTGGCGGTGGCGGGTCACGTCGGCGGGATTCGACTCCGACATCGCCACGGAGCTAATGCTGGTCACCGACCGGACGATTCGGTAG
- a CDS encoding flippase yields MSLRDKLASRFRAQLGSKLVTAVTGGALTVGLARLLEPNGYGVFSLALAISSIFMFAARFGIARSAGRYVAEYKETDGAQIPYIIRTSLLLNVGSILAVVILFVASHRSIAARLNQPALVPFLLLGCLFVVFGALVEYTEHVIQGFEAITFAAILRSCGRLSRLFLALGLVIAGFGAIGALWGYVLSLLLATVIGGVYLYTTVREYGADASEVESGLRRRIAKYALPVMATNASLVLDKRIDTLLVGFFLSPVSVSYYVVGGKIVSLALAPIAALSFTISPTFGAQKAAGNVDRVSRIYEKTLVNALLLYFPAGAGIILVADPMINLVFGPDYSGAVAVVRVLGLYIVLSAVVQISDNGLDYLGRARERAIARLTTALMNVGLNILLIPAIGVVGAAIATVFTRGLYTVANLVIITSELDLRPGFLLRKLGLIAASTIAMSTVVFGLMDHVSGWLTLALVVTVGVLVWGVMSVATGLLQPRSLVGFVT; encoded by the coding sequence ATGAGTTTGCGGGACAAACTCGCGTCGCGCTTCAGAGCCCAACTCGGGAGCAAACTCGTCACTGCCGTCACCGGGGGCGCTCTCACGGTCGGGCTAGCCCGATTGCTCGAACCCAACGGTTATGGCGTCTTCTCTCTCGCGCTGGCTATATCTAGCATCTTCATGTTCGCCGCCCGATTCGGAATCGCGCGGTCTGCAGGTCGGTATGTCGCCGAGTACAAGGAAACAGACGGCGCACAGATTCCCTACATAATACGGACGTCACTGCTACTGAACGTTGGTTCGATTCTCGCGGTCGTCATACTGTTCGTCGCTAGTCACCGCTCCATCGCCGCCAGGCTCAATCAACCTGCGCTGGTCCCCTTCTTGCTTCTGGGGTGCCTGTTCGTCGTTTTCGGGGCGTTGGTCGAGTACACAGAACACGTCATCCAGGGTTTCGAGGCGATCACCTTCGCTGCAATCCTGCGCTCTTGTGGCCGGCTCAGCAGGCTCTTTCTGGCGCTTGGACTCGTCATCGCCGGCTTCGGAGCGATCGGCGCGCTGTGGGGGTATGTCCTCAGCTTGCTACTCGCGACGGTCATCGGCGGGGTCTACCTCTACACCACAGTTCGTGAGTACGGTGCGGACGCGAGCGAGGTAGAATCCGGGCTGCGCCGCAGAATAGCGAAATACGCGCTCCCCGTCATGGCGACGAACGCCTCGCTGGTGCTCGACAAACGCATCGATACACTGCTGGTCGGATTCTTCCTCTCTCCAGTCTCCGTGAGCTACTACGTCGTCGGGGGGAAAATTGTCAGTCTCGCACTCGCACCAATCGCCGCCCTCAGCTTCACTATCTCCCCGACTTTCGGTGCCCAGAAAGCCGCCGGGAACGTCGACCGAGTGTCCAGAATCTACGAGAAGACGCTGGTCAACGCTCTGCTCCTCTACTTCCCTGCCGGTGCCGGCATCATCCTCGTCGCTGACCCGATGATCAATCTGGTGTTCGGACCTGATTACAGCGGTGCAGTGGCGGTCGTCCGGGTACTCGGGCTCTACATTGTGCTGAGTGCAGTCGTCCAGATCTCCGACAACGGGCTCGACTATCTCGGACGCGCCCGCGAGCGGGCAATCGCCAGACTCACGACAGCCCTGATGAACGTCGGGCTGAATATCCTGCTGATTCCAGCTATCGGTGTCGTGGGGGCCGCAATCGCGACCGTGTTTACACGGGGCCTCTACACTGTGGCTAACCTGGTCATCATCACGAGCGAACTCGACCTCCGACCAGGGTTTCTCCTCAGAAAGCTCGGATTGATAGCAGCCAGTACGATAGCGATGTCGACAGTCGTGTTCGGGCTCATGGACCATGTATCCGGCTGGCTTACCCTCGCGCTCGTGGTCACCGTCGGCGTCCTCGTCTGGGGTGTGATGTCGGTTGCAACGGGTCTCCTGCAACCGAGGTCGCTGGTCGGGTTCGTGACCTGA
- a CDS encoding formyltransferase family protein, with the protein MTDRPTLTTTLLVNSATLPRWQRDALQRMVTETDAEITQVVLRDQVSREDGVTDFLRDARNRFSEYPLWSLVGIARTVTPDPTHKRQVPITTISGVASAEWIHCQPVPADGLGNELPQDVVDRVAAEADVAVRFGFGILKGAVLGAPTHGVLSYHFGDIRRYRGRPGGFWEFLADEDHVGVTVQQLSETLDGGRIVVLEHVDVADTDTWQCIRKRCVERARGLLVESVDRLTDPTFSPAEPAETGKLQTLPQGGAVMAYLFKNNRNRVRQLVGAV; encoded by the coding sequence ATGACTGACAGACCGACGCTGACCACGACACTGCTTGTCAACAGCGCTACGCTCCCCCGGTGGCAACGCGACGCGCTCCAGCGGATGGTGACCGAGACCGACGCCGAGATAACGCAAGTCGTCCTTCGCGACCAGGTGTCCCGGGAGGACGGGGTCACCGATTTCCTCCGTGACGCCAGGAACCGGTTCAGCGAGTATCCGCTCTGGTCGCTGGTTGGCATCGCCCGCACGGTGACTCCTGACCCGACCCACAAGCGGCAGGTCCCTATCACGACGATATCCGGCGTCGCCAGTGCAGAGTGGATACACTGCCAGCCGGTGCCGGCCGACGGGCTCGGTAACGAGCTTCCCCAGGACGTGGTCGACCGCGTCGCCGCCGAGGCGGACGTCGCCGTCCGCTTTGGCTTCGGTATCCTCAAGGGCGCCGTCCTCGGGGCACCGACCCACGGGGTCCTGAGCTACCACTTCGGGGACATCCGACGGTACCGCGGTCGGCCCGGTGGCTTCTGGGAGTTCCTCGCCGACGAGGACCACGTCGGTGTGACCGTCCAGCAGCTCTCGGAGACCCTCGACGGCGGCCGTATCGTCGTGCTCGAACACGTCGACGTCGCCGACACCGACACCTGGCAGTGTATCAGAAAACGCTGTGTCGAGCGGGCCAGGGGACTCCTGGTCGAGAGCGTCGACCGGCTCACCGACCCGACCTTTTCACCGGCCGAACCGGCGGAGACCGGGAAGCTACAGACGCTTCCACAGGGTGGTGCCGTGATGGCCTACCTCTTCAAAAATAATCGCAACCGCGTCCGACAGCTGGTCGGAGCCGTCTGA